The genomic region gatgtaatcttctttttgcggtgtgtttgttgagaccgatgaattgtgggtttatgatccaacttatctatgaataatatttgaatcttctctgaattcttttatgtatgattgagttatctttgcaagtctctttgaattatccatttggtttggccaactagattggtagttcttgcaatgggagaagtgcttagctttgggttcaatcttgcggtgtccttactcagtgacaaaaagagttgcaaggcacgtattgtattgttgccatcgaggataacaagatggggtatttatcatattgcatgaatttatttctctacatcatgccatcttgcttaaggtgttactctgtttttaacttaatactctagatgcatgctggatagcggtcgatgagtggagtaatagtagtagatgtaggcaggagtcggtctacttgtcacggacgtgatgcctatatacatgatcatacctagataacctcataactatgctcaattctaccaattgctcaacagtaatttgttcacccaccgtagaatatctatgctcttgagagaagccactagtgaaacctatgggccccgggtctattctcatcatatcaatctccattactttattttacttgttttgcttttactttttactttgcatctttataccaaaaataccaaaaatattatctctatcagatctcactctcgtaagtgaccgtgaagggattgacaacccctaagcgttggttgcgagttgctaccgttttgtgcaggtacgagggacttgcgcgtgacctcctactggattgataccttggttctcaaaaactgagggaaatacttacgctactgtgttgcatcaccccctcctcttcggggaaaaccaacgctagctcgagacgtagcagtcACTCATGTTGGTTTTGGGCATTAATCGACAAGACGAAAGCGCTGAGGTAATTAATGAGCCAATTCTTGTCCTCACCCCAAAGGTAAAAGATTCAACTTAGTTGACTCAATTCGGGCCTATAAGTCTTTGTAACTTGCTTTACAAGATTGCTCCGAAGGTTCTATCTAATAGATTAAAAAAATCTTGCCTGAAATCATTTCAGAAGAGCAGCATGCCTTTGTCCCAGGCAGGCTGATTATTGATAACATAATCTTTGCTTATGAATGCGTACACTTCATGAAGAAGAACAAAGCATAAAAAATAGATTTTACGCCGTAAAATTGGATGTGATGAAAGCTTATGACAGAGTTGAACGGGAATACCTGGAAACTATAATGCTCAAGATGGGGTTTGCACCCGCCTATGTAGCCTTAATTATGCAAATGGTAAGCTCAGTCAAATTTTTTGTCCTTTTTAATGGCAGTAAGCTTGAAGAATTTGCACCATCTCGAGGGATCCGACAGGGGGACCCTATTTTCATATCTATTTTTGCTTTTggcggagggcctttcgtgcctcctaaaaataacaaatgaatcaTTCCACCTCAGTGGTATTCAAGTTGCTCCGGCATCCCCTCCGGTAAGCCACTTGCTCTTTGCGAATGATAGCATGTTATTTGTGAAAGCTAGTGTTGATGGAGCTAATGAGTTGTCCTCCCTATTGGAATCTTATTGCGATGCTTCTGGACGAAGAATTAACCAATTACCAGTCTTCTCTACTAAGGGATCCCCAAACAACCTCAGGACATATGTAAAAGAATACTCTCAATACTAAAAATGAATCTTTATCTAAGAGATACCTGGGAATGCCTTCTGATGTGGGAAATTGTAAAAGTGGTGATTTCAAGTTCCTTAAAGATCGAGTCTGGAACAAAGTGAAAGGGTGGATGGAAAAGATCTTGTCAGTTGGAGGAAAAGTGATTAAGTCTGTGGCTCAGGTTATCCCTGTGTATTCTATGTCATGCTTTAAACTACCTTGTAGCCTATGCGAGCATCTGAATTCGTTGATACGGAAATTTTGGTGGGGGGCTAAAGAGGGCAAAAGAAAACCAAGTTGGGTTTCATGGAGTATGATGACTAGACCAAAGCAATGTGGTGGACTTGGCTTTAGGGATATTGAGTTGTTCAATCTCTCACTTTTAGCCAGACAAGCATGGTGAATCCTTATGGAGCCAAACTCTCTAAGTGCTCGGATTCTCAAAGATAAGTATTTTCCTGCATCTGAAATTTGCATGCTGAACTGGGTTCATGTCCTTTCCAAGTCTGGAGGTCGATCCTAGACGGTCATGATACTTTAGTGTAAAGATTAATTTGACACATTGGTGATGGTCTGACGACCAACATCTGGCAGCATAATTGGCTACCACATCCTCACAACATGCGGCCGGTCTTGTGTAGAGTTCCAAACTCATCGTAGGTTGTTCAGGAGCTAATTTTAGCTAACACAAGCTGGAACCATGTGGCAATTCAGGAGATCTTTTTGCCCACGGATGCTGAAGCGATTTTCTCAATACTTTATGCACCAAACACATAGAGGATTTCTGTTCTTGGACACATGAAAAGAATGGAGTGTTTATAGTATGGTCAGCGTATCGTATGTTAGTCTCCCAAAAATTGAGACAAGAGGCATGGTTGGAGGGCAGGTCTGATTCTTCGGACTTGAATAAGGGGTAAAAGTCATGGACGAAGCTATGGAAAATAGATGTTCCCTCTAAACTGAAAATATTCCAGTGGAGGCTAGCCCAACAATCCATCCCAACTGTCGATTTGCTATATCACCGGAATATTTCTACTGCCACCAGTTACAGATTATGCGGGGCGGAGGACTCATGACAACATTCGCTCCTTCATTTCCACATTGCTCGTTGTGTATGGGTTCTCCAAGATCCCGAGTTGTTTCAAGTCCTCAGTGACACCACTGAGCCTGATGCTAAACGGTGGGTCTTTGTGCTTATGGACGTTCTCCCTGCTGCAGAATTTACATGTACTAACCACCCTCTAGGCTATTTGGTACTCCCGACGGCAAGCCTTGCATGAGCATATATtccaaagtccactagcaaatcaTCATTTTATCATGAAATACATCCAAGAACTTGATGACTGTAAGCCAAAGAAGTTGCAGCGAGCTGCCACTATTCCAAGTAATAGCACCAACCCAAGATGGGTATGGTAAAGATTCGAGTCAATGGAGCTGTTTCAAGAGCAACGAATGAGGGGTCCTGTAGCACAGTATGCAGGGATCATAACAACAACTACTTGGGCTCTTAGGCTATCAGGGTTCTTGGAATCACCGACCCGACGATGCTTGAAGCATTAGCATGCAGAGAGGCACTGGCTCTAGCTTTGGATCTTTCGCTACCAGAAGTTTTAGTTGCATCGAATTGCAAAGGTGTGGTGAATGATATTAAGCAAGGTACTGAAGGCACCTACACTAGTATAGTGATGGATATCATTGGTACTGAGCCTGATCCTAAACGGTGAGTCTTTGTGCTTATGGATGTTCTCCCTACCCTATAATTCATACATGTACTAACCACCCTCTATGCTATTTGGTACTCCCGACAGCAAGCCTTGCATAAGCATATACTCCAAATTCCTCTAGCAAATCATCATTTTATCATCAAATACATCCAAGAACTTGATGACTGTAAGCCAAAGAAGTTGCAGCGAGGCTATCATGAAATACATCCAAGAACATTTTATCATGAAATACATCCAAGAACATTTTATCATGAAATACATCCAAGAACTTGATGACTCCGGAGGGTATGGAAAAAATAAGTAGCATTAGAGTAAAAAGAAATGAAAATgacaaaaatcaaaaaatattaGTTTATAACACCATGTAGAGCGAGCGAGCCACTTCAGCATCTTTTTCATTACtgacaaggccaaaattttggttTCATTACAATCAAGGCCAAAATTTTGAGGTGGAAGGCCCAAAAGTTTTGGTTTTGTtacaaacaaggccaaaatttgACAAGTTTTGTGGATTTTCGCTAGAAATTTCAGCAGTATAACGCGTTGGCGGAGAATCAAAATCACCACATCCTTCATTGCAAAATTCATTCATGCACTCGCAAGCCAAGTCATTACACTGGACTGGATGAAAGGTTCCATATCATCATCCGACCAAATCATTTCCTCAACAAAAGCCAAACACAGCTAACAAGCTAACCCAACGCCACCACAAACTAAATAAGCTTCCACTTCTCACAGTTGGTCGTTCCATGTGTTGTCAATCTTCAGGTTGAATGAACCAAGAAAAACCTTCCTTGTGTTGAATATAAAAGCATGGCCATTCTTCATACCTCCCGTAGCCTCGCCTTGAGATCAGAAACCTGGGTGGCGACAATCGCAGGATTTTGATCTTATCCGTAGCCAGTTCACCAACCACTTTGTACTCATCGCAACTGAACACACAAATAAAATTCCAAAGAAAAACAATCAGCGCTTCTTCTCCATGCAACAATAACGTAAAACTATCATCACTGAATGTAGTATTAGTATGAATACACTCAACACATCAACAGAAGTCCATTGAACAATCAGTGCTTCAAACTCGTGTAAAACTACAGTAAAACTACCATTCATGGATGACTGAACGTAGTAGTAGTACTTCATACAATCAAACCGACCAAATAGCAAGTGCTAGGCTCTATTACCTCCGCCAGGACATTGCTTTgatgctcaaacggatgtatctagtgctagatacatccatttgagcgacaagtgattccgggcggagggagtatgaTTCAGGAATAGACACGATCTCTATGGTGCGAAACCATGTTGGACAAGGTGAAAAACAATACAAATGCAGTTTCACAAAAGTATCAAGTCTGAACCTTTGATACATCATGGCATGTGATCGATATATCTTCAGGAAAGGGGCAAGTGGAACAAAGGTGGGGAGCTAGGACTAGGAACTTACCAATCAAGGCCGCAAAGCAACGCCGCGCTAAGGCGTCGTAGTAGAGGCGACGTGCACCAAACCAAGTCTTCAACCTTGCACGCATGGGCGCCCAACAACCATCGCCGGAGACCACGAGGGCGACCAAGTCGCACCAAAGAGATCCGTAGGTCTGCATGCACGTCAAGGGTGAACATCATGACCAACCTGTTCAATCAGATTAGTTGCTACAAAACATGAGCATCACATTGACTCCAGGAGCAAACCGAAAGACAGCTAACAGTAGGGAAAAGATTATCATCACTAAAAGCATGACAATTCACATCACAGAATCAACCATGGCTCCATGGCCGGCATGAAGAGGGgccatagctcaaaagatatgtcACAAAGCTAAGAAAACCAGGAAATTACCAGAATGATTGTAGCCGAGGCTGTATGGCAAACATGACTTTGACTATGTGGATAGTATCTAATTTAGAAATGACAAAAGGCACTGGCTTGGCAAGTAACCAATAGGACACCATCTTGGGTACCAGGAATGATTCCACACAAGACATCGGGTAAAACACAATTCCACATAGAGTAGCCAATGTCCTTGTTACAAGGGCATCATTTCAGCAGAACAAGCCATATGTGTGGAGATAAAATGTGACCTTCGTTCAGTTAGAATGCGAGAAAAATTGTCGTTTGGAGATACATATATGAAACAAGAGAAAACTTGACTAATCCTTGGTCCTAATAACACCTTAAATGACATGTCAATCGAGTGTTCTAGTGTTTTATACAATTTATTATTTTTCAAGCATCGCAAGAAAGCTTGTTTCTATCCTCCAATTTTTCTGTACTGAACTAATCCATGGACGTAAGAAGTGTTAAATTAAAGATATTTGTGTAGCAGGAAGAGCAGACATCCAATTTGTAGGAGCCTCAAGACTTGCAGGCAGGAGGCAAACAATGATAGACACCAATCCATTCATGTAGTCCACACAACAATACTCATCTGGATACTCATGCTCACTTGGCAGAATTCTGTTATTAAATTATCAGCACTCAATGATTACTGTAGTAACCAGATAAGTAGGTCCGAGGAACATAGGAACTCACAAGGTCCATGTTGCAgagcaggaaggagaagaagcaagcagaGGACGACGATAGTCCAGCGCTTGGGGAACTACTTCCACCAGGAAGGATAAGAAGCTTCATCTCCCCTCAAACAAAGCAGTGATCAATAGTCTTCTAAGGCCGTCTCTTCTGGATCTTTGAAGGTGCTGCTTCAGCAGCGATATCTTTGCTTCTTCCGGCATCCAACCAGTTGCTCATGCGCAAAAAAAAGAGCACATCAAGGATGTTTTCGGGCTGAATAAAATGCTATAAGCAAGAAATCAACTTCTTTATGTCAATGTCAAGACATACTACTTTACACTACCTGCTTATCCCATGCCACTTCATTTGAGGATCATACTACTAGAAATGACAAACCAAAGCATCGTTCGTACCAACAAATGTATGGTCATCCTAATTCTGAATGATATATGTATGCACCTCCCACTCCTAGTCTTGGTGGTAACGGTATAATAGATTAAGATTTGGTGGGGATGAATAAGGGGGGACCTGTGTTTGAGTGCTGGGTCGTggttgctcttgatgttgatgaaGAGAAGAGGCCCTTCTCCTCTGATGAACATTTGTGGATGGTCCGATGGATCAACTGCATCAGCTCATAGAGATCGCCATCTTCTTTCATTCTTCCACGTCTTCCTCTTGGAGACGGATGGATGGATCTCCAGGGGTGCCATATGTCTTCGACAGTTGGTGAGGAGGGCCCCCAAAAAGTTGTAGCAGGGGCTGCACAGTGCCATTGAGGAGCCATGCATCAGACCAGAAAATCACTGAATTACCCATATTCACTTTAACTGCAGTAAAACTTATGTATCTGTCACTGAGATTCATGACTTCTATCCACCACAATAAGCCACACATGACTGTCGCAAGTGGCACAACTCCATCATAATAAGAATTCCATATTAAGGAGACCCGGGGAACATCAATTTTAGTATACAACTTGTGTAGTTCTTGCTTATTGTAGCTGGAACACCAAAACTGTTTACAATGACACTAAATAACTGTTGAAGCATAAGGCTACTATCCCACGGTAAATAGAATGATGTTATTGCATTAGTGGATTGAGTTTGCACTAAACACACAAAGGCTGACAAGTAGTCAAGGTCTTGGTTAACTGGAAGTTGTAGCATGCGAGAAAAGCAATATGTCAGTCACACTAAAACAAGCTCTGATTAGTTGAGAGAAAATGGATTTATTGACAGTACGACAAAAAAGATCCGAGCTTTAAGGTACCTGACAAAAAAAGATATGTATATGGCCTTTACTCATTTTCATTAACCACGGCTCGGTCGTTGTCGGCACATTAGAGCATGAGGGAGAGAGCAAAGGAGAGGAACCTACTGGCTACCTTATGCCGGAACCGAAGAGGAAGCCAAACCACTGGAGGGGCCAGAACAGGAGGCGTCCGGAGTGATCGCCGGAGCAGGAAAACTGCTCGCTGGCCAAACTTGTGCGAGACAACACCATGGTCCTCAAAGCAGCATCAATCATGGGGATGTTCACCAGTACCCATTCACCTTTGTCCATCATTTCGCTATCATAGGCGCGACCCCACCTTGGAGTTGGGTGTTGCTATCACCACATTTGCCTCATCACTGTAGCAAAACCAAACAGGGTGAATGGCTGggaaagagtatatataggagcACAACAACAATGTAGGCTACAACAGCTCTAGAACCACAACTTAAAGCAAGCAGCAAATAGGGAAACATGGTCCTGGGACAAAGGACCCACAAAAATATAGTAGTAGTGAACAAACAATGAACATGCTAATGGGACATGTGAACTGTGTGACAGTGTAAGAGAAGACTATGGTTTGATTTATACCAAATTATCACACTTACAAGAAAAGCAAAGAGGACTGAGCAGGATTTTGAGGATGTCCTATTCACATGTAATCCTCGTAATCGCAGTAATTTTTGGGCTACCCAGAGCATGTATATTACAGAGAGCATCAAGTGTTTTACAATAAAGTTTTGGTGGCAGTTACTAGTACCATTTTGGCAGCCGGAACAGTGGCCCCTTCTTCCCCTTCCTGGCTGATATAGCACCATGGTCAAGGAGGTATGTGGGGGCCAGCAAGttcccactgtccacagaatgCTCCACATGCATCTTCTTTGCTGGCACACAGTTATGCTAGATGCTGCTTGATCAGCATAATGAGTGCTCAATGCAGGGCATCCAATCGACTTGGCACAACTCGATGGCCATGGGACAACCATGCATGAGGGAGCAAGGAGAGACTTGACGCCTACGGCGGAGTCGAAGAAGAATCAGCCACCGGAAGAGCAGGGCAGGAGGCGAATCTTGTGCACCTGCATGAAAAACCAAACGGTAGGGAAAATCAGACAAGTTGAACAACAGCGCATCACCTAGCATACGACCTACATGTGACACAGCTAGCTCCATGGCCTACCACTAAGATCATGTAGatcacaccaaagtaaactatgcAGTTAGGTTTAAAAATGCTACCAAACAGAATTCATCACCAAAGGAAAAATGAAATAGCACAGAAAAAGAAGTACCCGTTGCCAATTTCCTAGATTCTCCTTGCTGCATGTATAACCCTGAGAAGGTTGGGGGACAAAAGCTCAGTCATTATAGAGAACCGATGGAAAGAATTTCCATTAACATTTATAATGAGTTAGTAGGACTATACTTTGAGGTTTGGGCAGCTCCACTTCTTCCTTAGATGGGCCGAACCTTATCAGGTATCTACTTGATCACCACCAGCGATGGAATCATCAAGGTACCCGCGTGAGGAAACCACGTCACAACAAAATCGGACAAAAACAGACTAGATACAGCAACGCAGTGCACAAAAACAAGATTATGTTACAGCCCGACCACAATGCTAGAAAGAGTTCAGATCCGGATACGGATAGTTCCCTGAACTTTAATGTACCGCCAGGCCGCTATCAATATCTCAAACAACTCATAACACACTATTTCAGAGTAATAGCGAGAAGAATGCTAGTCCGCATAAGGGATCCAGTTTTGCAAACATTTAACCAGATTGAGGCCAAACTCATTTCTATATACATATGAAACTTTTAGTTGCGATGCACATTGCTATTACTTGCATCGAAAGCATAAATATAATGATTACCTATTAATCAACAATAAATTGTAAACCAGAGATCTTATTGTTCGTCTCTAAGCAAAAAGTGTGGTCCATGGACTAGACACCTGTCGAGGGTGCTTACTTGTGGCAAGAAAAATAAAACGTTGTACACATGAACGACTAACTTAAAACTAATTCTATGGCTACTTATCTCCAGCTAGATTGCTGGCGACACTCATCCCGGCTATGTCTTTTAGGAATGAAGAACAACCTACACGCTTCCTTCTATCTCCAATCAAATTGTGGCCGAACAGATCAACACTTACATAGCCATGATATATTGGCTTGAAAATCTATACAGGATCAGCTTTGACGAAGCTCTCAGTTTCTAAATTACTTAGTATAGACAAGGATAATACAAAGTTCAATAGCTTGCCCGTTATCCTAGACATTTTGTCCTTTTTGGTCTTCCGCCAGACTACATGTGCATGACGTACCATGCACTACAACAAACAATTCAGAAATCAATCTACTAGTTCAAATAGAAGGCCATGCAGGGAAGATATTGGCTTCTTGTTTAGGTCAATTTTGGCAACAATAGACGTCAAATAAATAAATTTGTCTAATTAACAAGGACACTGCCCATTTTACATACGAAATAGTAAGCACACATGCAAGATACCATTGTCAGGTCAGTTCTCTGATAAATACAATTTTTACCAACTGGTTGCCATGAAAGAGATCAATGTAGTTCAACCCATTTAACAGATTTATATATAAGCAAGTTACCTTCAGAATGATGTCGGCATCAAGGCAACCATCATGGTCTTCGATTCTTTACTTGATCACAGGGACATAGGTAGACACGTGCACATAAGTCAAGCCACTATCGAGAACAATGCCCTCCTAGATGGCCGCAAAGGT from Triticum aestivum cultivar Chinese Spring chromosome 4A, IWGSC CS RefSeq v2.1, whole genome shotgun sequence harbors:
- the LOC123086858 gene encoding uncharacterized protein encodes the protein MKLLILPGGSSSPSAGLSSSSACFFSFLLCNMDLTYGSLWCDLVALVVSGDGCWAPMRARLKTWFGARRLYYDALARRCFAALIVAMSTKWLVNWLRIRSKSCDCRHPGF